A single genomic interval of Prunus dulcis chromosome 5, ALMONDv2, whole genome shotgun sequence harbors:
- the LOC117629397 gene encoding protein BONZAI 1-like isoform X2 gives MVVIYTKGRDGGLSELGRTEVVLNSLNPKWITKHNITYHFEVVQTLVFRVYDVDTQFHNVDVKMLRLEEQQFLGEATCALSQIVPKSDRLLTLDLVYREDSEPSRSNRHRDRGKLIVHAEESVSSKTTVEMSLRCSDLEYKDLFSKSDPFLIISKLTESGTTIPVCKTEVIKNELKPSWKPIYLNIQQVGSKDSPLIMECFNFNNNGKHDLIGKIQKSLAELEKLHAIGQGENLFLPTTVGHDYHNKILKSQLFVDKFTESIQHTFLDYLAGGCELNFMVAVDFTASNGNPRLPDSLHYIDPSGRPNAYQKAIIDVVEVLQFYDSDKRFPAWGFGARPIDGPVNHCFNLNGSSHYCEVEGIQGIMMAYTSALQNVSLAGPTLFGPVITNAALNASQSVANGGRKYFVLLIITDGVVTDLQETKDALVKASDLPLSILIVGVGGADFKEMEILDADKGERLESSTGRVASRDIVQFVPFRDVQSGEISVVQALLAELPSQFLTYMRSRDVKPIL, from the exons ATGGTGGTTATTTATACAAAAGGAAGAGATGGAGGACTTTCAGAGCTTGGTCGCACTGAAGTAGTTCTAAATTCATTAAATCCAAAGTGGATCACAAAACATAATATCACTTATCATTTTGAGGTTGTGCAGACTCTGGT GTTTCGTGTGTATGACGTTGACACTCAGTTTCACAATGTAGATGTGAAG ATGCTTAGGTTGGAAGAGCAACAATTTCTTGGTGAGGCAACCTGTGCACTGTCTCAG ATAGTTCCTAAATCAGACAGGTTATTAACCCTCGATCTTGTATATAGAGAAGACTCAGAGCCAAGCAGATCCAATCGTCATAGAGACCGTGGAAAGCTCATTGTGCATGCTGAGGAATCTGTTAGCTCAAAGACAACGGTAGAGATGAGTTTAAGGTGTTCAGATTTGGAATACAAGGATCTCTTCTCAAAAAGT GACCCTTTTTTGATAATATCAAAACTTACGGAGAGTGGGACCACAATTCCAGTTTGCAAAACAGAAGTCATAAAGAATGAGCTCAAACCCTCATGGAAAccaatatatttaaatattcaacaaGTTGGAAGCAAG GATAGCCCATTGATAATGGAGTGTTTTAATTTCAATAACAATGGCAAGCATGATTTGATTGG CAAAATTCAGAAATCACTGGCAGAGTTGGAAAAGCTTCATGCTATTGGGCAAGGAGagaatttatttttaccaacCACTGTTGGGCATGATTACCACAACAAG ATACTAAAGAGCCAACTATTTGTGGACAAGTTTACGGAGAGCATCCAGCACACCTTCCTTGATTATTTGGCTGGGGGCTGTGAATTGAACTTCATGGTCGCTGTTGATTTTACAG CTTCAAATGGAAATCCTCGCCTGCCTGATTCTTTGCATTATATAGATCCTTCAGGACGGCCAAATGCATACCAGAAA GCAATCATCGATGTTGTGGAGGTGTTGCAGTTTTATGATTCAGACAAGCGCTTTCCTGCCTGGGGATTTGGAGCCCGACCAATTGATGGTCCAGTAAATCATTGTTTCAACTTGAATGGGAGTAGTCATTACTGTGAG GTTGAAGGAATCCAAGGAATCATGATGGCATATACAAGTGCCCTCCAAAATGTTTCTCTTGCAGGACCAACTCTTTTTGGACCTGTAATTACCAATGCTGCATTAAATGCCAGCCAGTCTGTTGCAAATGGTGGACGAAAAtactttgttttgttaatAATCACG GATGGAGTAGTGACAGATCTCCAAGAAACCAAAGATGCCCTCGTGAAAGCATCTGACCTGCCATTGTCAATCCTCATTGTTGGAGTAGGAGGAGCTGACTTCAAAGAAATGGAG ATTTTGGATGCTGACAAGGGTGAGAGACTTGAAAGTTCGACTGGACGTGTGGCTTCACGTGATATAGTTCAGTTTGTTCCATTCCGAGATGTACAAA GTGGAGAAATTTCTGTTGTTCAGGCACTTCTAGCAGAGCTACCTTCTCAATTTCTGACTTACATGCGATCCAGAGATGTCAAACCAATTTTGTGA
- the LOC117629397 gene encoding protein BONZAI 1-like isoform X1: MGNCFSNDTGGMSAVGGTAAAHGNPYDGPNDAVDLFLRNRGYNGLFSQIELSFAAIDLRDRDVLSKSDPMVVIYTKGRDGGLSELGRTEVVLNSLNPKWITKHNITYHFEVVQTLVFRVYDVDTQFHNVDVKMLRLEEQQFLGEATCALSQIVPKSDRLLTLDLVYREDSEPSRSNRHRDRGKLIVHAEESVSSKTTVEMSLRCSDLEYKDLFSKSDPFLIISKLTESGTTIPVCKTEVIKNELKPSWKPIYLNIQQVGSKDSPLIMECFNFNNNGKHDLIGKIQKSLAELEKLHAIGQGENLFLPTTVGHDYHNKILKSQLFVDKFTESIQHTFLDYLAGGCELNFMVAVDFTASNGNPRLPDSLHYIDPSGRPNAYQKAIIDVVEVLQFYDSDKRFPAWGFGARPIDGPVNHCFNLNGSSHYCEVEGIQGIMMAYTSALQNVSLAGPTLFGPVITNAALNASQSVANGGRKYFVLLIITDGVVTDLQETKDALVKASDLPLSILIVGVGGADFKEMEILDADKGERLESSTGRVASRDIVQFVPFRDVQSGEISVVQALLAELPSQFLTYMRSRDVKPIL; this comes from the exons ATGGGCAACTGCTTCTCTAACGACACCGGCGGGATGTCGGCCGTGGGTGGCACCGCCGCTGCTCACGGAAATCCCTACGACGGTCCGAACGACGCCGTCGATTTGTTCCTTAGGAATCGCGGCTACAACGGCCTCTTCTCTCAGATCGAG TTATCGTTTGCTGCAATAGACTTGCGCGATCGGGACGTGCTCTCCAAG aGTGATCCCATGGTGGTTATTTATACAAAAGGAAGAGATGGAGGACTTTCAGAGCTTGGTCGCACTGAAGTAGTTCTAAATTCATTAAATCCAAAGTGGATCACAAAACATAATATCACTTATCATTTTGAGGTTGTGCAGACTCTGGT GTTTCGTGTGTATGACGTTGACACTCAGTTTCACAATGTAGATGTGAAG ATGCTTAGGTTGGAAGAGCAACAATTTCTTGGTGAGGCAACCTGTGCACTGTCTCAG ATAGTTCCTAAATCAGACAGGTTATTAACCCTCGATCTTGTATATAGAGAAGACTCAGAGCCAAGCAGATCCAATCGTCATAGAGACCGTGGAAAGCTCATTGTGCATGCTGAGGAATCTGTTAGCTCAAAGACAACGGTAGAGATGAGTTTAAGGTGTTCAGATTTGGAATACAAGGATCTCTTCTCAAAAAGT GACCCTTTTTTGATAATATCAAAACTTACGGAGAGTGGGACCACAATTCCAGTTTGCAAAACAGAAGTCATAAAGAATGAGCTCAAACCCTCATGGAAAccaatatatttaaatattcaacaaGTTGGAAGCAAG GATAGCCCATTGATAATGGAGTGTTTTAATTTCAATAACAATGGCAAGCATGATTTGATTGG CAAAATTCAGAAATCACTGGCAGAGTTGGAAAAGCTTCATGCTATTGGGCAAGGAGagaatttatttttaccaacCACTGTTGGGCATGATTACCACAACAAG ATACTAAAGAGCCAACTATTTGTGGACAAGTTTACGGAGAGCATCCAGCACACCTTCCTTGATTATTTGGCTGGGGGCTGTGAATTGAACTTCATGGTCGCTGTTGATTTTACAG CTTCAAATGGAAATCCTCGCCTGCCTGATTCTTTGCATTATATAGATCCTTCAGGACGGCCAAATGCATACCAGAAA GCAATCATCGATGTTGTGGAGGTGTTGCAGTTTTATGATTCAGACAAGCGCTTTCCTGCCTGGGGATTTGGAGCCCGACCAATTGATGGTCCAGTAAATCATTGTTTCAACTTGAATGGGAGTAGTCATTACTGTGAG GTTGAAGGAATCCAAGGAATCATGATGGCATATACAAGTGCCCTCCAAAATGTTTCTCTTGCAGGACCAACTCTTTTTGGACCTGTAATTACCAATGCTGCATTAAATGCCAGCCAGTCTGTTGCAAATGGTGGACGAAAAtactttgttttgttaatAATCACG GATGGAGTAGTGACAGATCTCCAAGAAACCAAAGATGCCCTCGTGAAAGCATCTGACCTGCCATTGTCAATCCTCATTGTTGGAGTAGGAGGAGCTGACTTCAAAGAAATGGAG ATTTTGGATGCTGACAAGGGTGAGAGACTTGAAAGTTCGACTGGACGTGTGGCTTCACGTGATATAGTTCAGTTTGTTCCATTCCGAGATGTACAAA GTGGAGAAATTTCTGTTGTTCAGGCACTTCTAGCAGAGCTACCTTCTCAATTTCTGACTTACATGCGATCCAGAGATGTCAAACCAATTTTGTGA